The nucleotide window TACTGAAGGCTCAGAACATGTCTGGAGAATTTTTAGACCTTATCAATAAACCTTTATAATTTTCTTACGATGAAAATTCAAAGAAGAAATAAAGCGAATCCGGAATTCAGTTTAGCAGCGATGACAGACGTTATCCTGTTGATGCTGATTTTCTTTATGATCACCTCTTCAGCTGCCAACCAGAGTGCTATTGATGTGAATCTACCGAAAGCCGGAGCAGTTGACGATAATATTCCTAATCCTTTAACTGTTAGTATTAAGCCTGACGGTTCATTCTTTGTGGATGATAA belongs to Chryseobacterium gleum and includes:
- a CDS encoding ExbD/TolR family protein gives rise to the protein MKIQRRNKANPEFSLAAMTDVILLMLIFFMITSSAANQSAIDVNLPKAGAVDDNIPNPLTVSIKPDGSFFVDDNPANKGELEKIIVDKLAGQTNKSFTIRADENTLHKDVVFVMEIAEKHKFNIAIATVKDK